A single region of the Podospora pseudopauciseta strain CBS 411.78 chromosome 1, whole genome shotgun sequence genome encodes:
- a CDS encoding hypothetical protein (EggNog:ENOG503P954), with product MATMIDNDAIPSYSRTTLDALSPEDFETASIRSAAPSYTSDAPSYHTLNPHPDPTPPYSPPPPSSSSTSASSLPPLLPPSTSPTPTRGLPPVPTGPIPSPSLSLSSFRIPSWSPSNPQARHYHNVALRRAASSSTSSPNNASQETLRRVMLERIEEEEFRRRIRPLEDPYLVGEAAATRARQERLARENGDDILIRENRRWDWFLRQMKEREEREERIRRLGGGGASGEGSGGRTGFGIVGRGGRLAFRVGGRS from the exons ATGGCAACCATGATCGACAACGACGCCATCCCCTCCTACAGCCGAACAACTCTCgacgccctctcccccgaaGACTTCGAAACAGCTTCCATTCGCTCCGCCGCTCCCTCGTACA CTAGCGACGCTCCCAGTTACCACACCTTAAACCCCCACCCAgacccaacacccccctattccccccctcccccatcctcctcctccacatctgcttcttccctcccccccttactccccccatcaacctcccccactCCCACCCGGGGCCTCCCCCCGGTGCCCACCGGCccaatcccctccccctccctatccCTATCCTCCTTCCGCATCCCCTCCTGgtccccatccaacccccaagCGCGTCACTACCACAACGTCGCCCTCCGCCGCGCCGCCTCGTCGTCGACCTCGTCGCCGAACAACGCCTCCCAGGAGACACTGAGAAGAGTCATGCTGGAGCGcatagaggaggaggagttccGCCGGAGAATCAGACCGTTGGAAGACCCCTATctggttggggaggcagCCGCCACGAGGGCGAGgcaggagaggttggcgagggagaatgGGGATGATATCCTGATTAGGGAGAACAGGAGGTGGGATTGGTTTCTGAGGCAGATGAAGGAGCGAGAGGAGCGAGAGGAGAGGATAAggcggttggggggagggggggcaagTGGAGAGGGGAGCGGTGGGAGGACTGGGTTTGGCattgttgggaggggggggaggttggcctttagggttggggggaggtcgTGA
- the KIN3 gene encoding G2-specific serine/threonine protein kinase (COG:D; BUSCO:EOG092626EQ; EggNog:ENOG503NU17): protein MKFLKRLVRPSLSLLLCHGSFGVIRRVRRKQDGMILCRKEISYLKMSQKEREQLHAEFQILSTLRHPNIVGYYHREHLKATQDLHLYMEYCGNGDLGRVIKELQQKNQYAEEAFVWSIFSQLVSALYRCHYGVDPPEVGKTVLGLGTTARPKAPSGGTIILHRDLKPENVFLGEDNSVKLGDFGLSKVMASHDFASTYVGTPFYMSPEICAAEKYTLKSDIWSLGCIIYELCTREPPFNAKTHFQLVQKIKEGKIAPLPACYSSELFAVIKDCLRVNPDRRPDTAALLNLPVVRLMRKEKEVVEFSKTLKAKEDSLNRRIREVDQKLALLDHDKVAIRQEIDASLRREWEVKARLEIDRLVGLEIERLKKEFEREVEARAEAKVEARLEVELQRRKQLEEKEQHRPAELSSSKDSHQHSSISSISPTEDEFPSTTDITEPESPADTSMTQPSFKTARTPFGRAQTMFVMAPPVGTPMDVDASPVAIAHLSLSPRRKIETKAPHNPSNIFAAAAVNTQASGDRPPSPVNYGSDSDDEDMPSPTRNIKASSKNPFTSKGRPQLHAQKSMPVHRLQSKQATTLQSKTVGAVASNPDFGTGGLTLRQAGSNGALGHQQQQQGNSPGLRRLSKIPSAAGLNKNLSDAKKEGELHTTVSMTGLNKISGGMRSNIQGRTLVELQQARAGGRPLSGIMTGEGFSSGLNANTGGMGGGGSPVRAFREHAAAANRGLGAEPAAVWNPETDEMPSPFLVRRKPIVKA from the exons ATGAAGTTCTTGAAAAGATTGGTACGTCCTTCCCTGTCGCTTTTGCTCT GCCACGGCTCGTTTGGCGTCATCCGACGAGTACGCCGCAAGCAGGACGGCATGATCCTCTGCCGGAAAGAGATCAGCTACCTCAAAATGTCCCAAAAGGAGCGCGAACAGTTACATGCCGAGTTCCAGATCCTCTCGACGCTGCGCCATCCCAACATTGTCGGCTACTACCACCGCGAACACCTCAAGGCGACCCAAGATTTGCACCTGTACATGGAATACTGCGGGAATGGGGATCTCGGTCGGGTCATCAAGGAGTTGCAACAAAAGAACCAGTATGCTGAGGAGGCGTTTGTGTGGAGCATCTTTTCGCAGCTCGTTTCGGCCCTCTACCGCTGCCACTACGGCGTCGACCCACCAGAAGTTGGTAAGACCgtgttgggtttgggaaCGACAGCGAGGCCTAAGGCGCCGTCGGGTGGCACCATCATTCTTCATCGTGATTTGAAGCCAGAGAATG TCTTCCTCGGCGAGGACAACTCGGTCAAACTCGGCGACTTTGGCCTCTCCAAAGTGATGGCCTCCCACGACTTCGCCTCCACCTACGTCGGAACCCCCTTTTACATGTCCCCCGAAATCTGCGCCGCCGAGAAATACACACTGAAATCTGACATTTGGTCATTGGGATGCATCATCTACGAACTCTGCACTAGGGAACCACCGTTCAACGCCAAGACGCACTTTCAGCTCGTCcagaagatcaaggaggggaagattgCGCCGCTTCCGGCCTGTTATTCGTCGGAGCTTTTCGCGGTGATCAAGGACTGCCTCCGGGTGAATCCGGATAGGAGACCGGACACGGCGGCATTGTTGAACCTCCCGGTGGTTAGGTTGAtgagaaaggaaaaggaggtggTCGAGTTCAGCAAGACgctcaaggccaaggaggactCGCTCAACAGGCGGATTCGGGAGGTGGACCAGAAGTTGGCCTTGTTGGATCATGACAAAGTGGCAATCAGGCAGGAGATCGACGCTTCCCTGAGGAGGGAATGGGAAGTCaaggcgaggttggagatTGACCGGCTGGTAGGGTTGGAGATTGAGAGGCTCAAGAAGGAGTTTGAGAGGGAAGTCGAGGCCAGGGCGGAAGCCAAGGTTGAGGCCCGCCTGGAAGTCGAACTCCAACGTCGAAAGCAGCTCGAGGAAAAGGAACAGCACCGCCCCGCGGAGCTCTCTTCTTCCAAGGACTCACATCAGCACTCGTCGATTTCTTCTATCAGCCCGACAGAGGACGAGTTCCCCTCGACGACCGATATCACCGAGCCTGAATCGCCGGCCGATACCTCCATGACGCAACCGTCCTTCAAGACGGCGCGCACTCCCTTTGGGAGAGCCCAGACCATGTTTGTGATGGCGCCGCCGGTTGGCACACCAATGGATGTTGATGCCAGTCCTGTCGCTATTGCCCACTTGTCTCTTTCTCCCCGAAGGAAAATCGAGACCAAGGCTCCACACAACCCATCGAATAtctttgctgctgcggcggttAACACGCAAGCTTCGGGCGACAGGCCTCCGTCACCGGTAAACTATGGGAGTGActcggatgatgaggatatgCCCAGCCCGACGAGGAATATCAAGGCCTCGAGCAAGAACCCCTTTACCAGCAAGGGGAGGCCGCAGTTGCATGCGCAAAAGAGTATGCCTGTGCATAGGCTGCAAAGCAAGCAGGCGACTACCTTGCAAAGCAAGACTGTTGGGGCGGTGGCGAGCAACCCTGACTTTGGAACTGGGGGGTTGACGCTCAGGCAGGCGGGGAGCAATGGTGCTCTTggacaccagcagcagcaacaaggaAACAGCcctgggttgaggaggttgagcaaGATTCCTAGTGCGGCGGGGTTGAACAAGAATCTCTCTGACGCcaagaaggaaggggagcTGCATACAACGGTCAGTATGACGGGTCTTAACAAGATTTCTGGCGGGATGAGGTCAAATATCCAGGGTAGGACACTGGTTGAGCTTCAGCAGGCTAGGGCTGGGGGTAGGCCGTTGAGCGGGATCATGACTGGGGAGGG
- a CDS encoding hypothetical protein (EggNog:ENOG503P8ZY) codes for MLLTSSQVSIAVSSGVVFFFTLALFLSGYTIQQRTLREIRASINRPKPSPKIFLPDRFKQSTTELEDGTIVIIEDENISRPPRPLKEILLEEEKEKELEREREVVISVVPTVPTEEEVLAEKKQVEEKEKKEGGLLGWMRTSKKAEKKTEGDDGEQEGEDGEEGPQKPISRAERRKRIKEELMRLAQGEERGWYQRRLY; via the exons atgcTCCTCACCTCCAGCCAAGTCTCCATAGCCGTCTCCTCCGGCGTCG TATTCTTCTTCACTTTAGCTCTCTTCCTGTCAGGGTACACAATCCAACAACGCACCCTCCGCGAAATTAGAGCGAGCATCAACCGCCCTaaaccctcccccaaaatcTTCCTCCCTGATCGGTTCAAGCAATCGACCACTGAGCTCGAGGATGGGACGATAGTGATCATCGAGGATGAGAATATCTCCCGCCCGCCGAGACCACTGAAAGAAAtcttgttggaggaggagaaggaaaaggagctggaacgggagagggaggtggtgatctCTGTTGTTCCTACTGTTCCcactgaggaggaggtgctggctgagaagaagcaggtggaggagaaggaaaagaaggaggggggcCTGCTTGGGTGGATGAGGACTAGTAagaaggctgagaagaagacaGAAGGAGACGATGGTGAgcaagaaggggaagacggggaggaagggCCACAGAAACCAATCAGCAGAGCAGAGAGACGGAAGAGgatcaaggaggagctgaTGAGACTGGCGCAAGGTGAAGAAAGGGGGTGGTATCAGAGGAGGTTGTACTGA
- the ROM2 gene encoding RHO1 GDP-GTP exchange protein 2 (COG:T; EggNog:ENOG503NU13): MADYQPDRVPQSRHHQQGHADTYQRDAAFSNIFGAAPPPGRSQTMTSSVHPPEFMQPGRTQTMTSTSGMSDMQRPPPQRPPHGGGGGGGGYGGPMPRQRPNDRGGYDYYQTQGQPRSASTGNQVPSPQFLQQQQQRRPFPGSPPPQQGQQGYPPQHYNQQYQQQPPPRRPPQGSPPQDYHSPQQTATQRFYQGGRPAPAMNADPYRSQSLASYPRGPPMYQPPPQQYQQQAPSANALRNAQYSHQHSARTTAQGRVVPERHFEDRSNTMTGYPSHDRDSHQTMSGRVIPNRRPAGRDSSGGHSVTADYLANSSHSSPNPGHAMGYGPPGSQTRTVSMASSVGNDSQRTMSMASTITPSIAPTDRSDTTIVQRSSVGSERPPTARIRPPIVYPALLSRVAECFRRKIVVGDRTKNELTYTNAFSGAEAVDVLSYIIRTTDRNLALLLGRALDAQKFFHDVQYEHRLRDSTYEMYQFRETMSDEANEEPGVNGVFVLLSECYSPTCTRDQLCYSIACPRRLEQVSRLKLTMGPGLKREGEATVGDDDVDQTDEQRLWINTVPKEIADSIGDREKKRQEVIAEVCYTERDFVKDLEYLRDFWIFPLRGKINGMSPLPPQRREKVVKTIFSNIIDPPSIHAVSSKFARALTERQQKTPVVKNIGDVFLEYVPHFEPFIHYGSKQLEGKHEFENERAINKDFALFVDEIERRRESRKLELNGYLTKPTTRLARYPLLLENVLKYTEDGNPDKEDIPKVLTLIRDFLSRVNAESGKAENRFNLRRLHENLKFRPNERVDLKLTHEGREMVYKTQFKKTPTETTADITAYLFDHAILLVRIKQVGKTEDIKAYRRPIPLELLSIKEMDEVIPQSGSVKRTSSSLLPLRAANDTKKGEWPVTFRHLGKNGYELTLYASSQSGRQKWLEFIDAAQSKLRARADFFNTTVISSGFFSPQNKINCITPFDGGRKLIYGTDSGIYMSDRRARDGNAAPRRVIDVTGVTQVDVLEEYQLLLVLSNKSLLSYQLGALDPNEPLSSKRAKKIQNHCNFFKSGICLGRHLVCCVRSSALSTTIKVYEPNDAMSRTKKQKGLSKMFNAGQDELKPFKEFYIPTESTSVHFLKSKLCVACARGFEVVSLETLETQSLLDQADTSLDFVSRKEGVKPIHIERLNGEFLLNYSEFSFYVNRNGWRAKPEWRLDWEGSPQAFALSYPWILAFEPNFIELRHLENLSVHIVPHRNLRMLHCSTHEILFAYEDEQGQDVVGAIDFWKSQRGSMYPVDGAAPAALPSTEGGGQGAASGTSGQQQQQPPRLTVNI; this comes from the exons ATGGCCGATTATCAACCGGACCGAGTGCCACAGTCGAGGCATCACCAGCAGGGACATGCCGACACCTACCAGCGAGATgccgccttctccaacatcttTGGCGCCGCACCGCCCCCGGGCCGTTCGCAGACTATGACCTCGTCCGTCCACCCGCCCGAATTCATGCAACCGGGTCGCACCCAAACTATGACATCCACTTCAGGCATGTCGGACATGCAGCGACCTCCGCCTCAACGGCCACCTcatggcgggggaggaggaggaggaggatacggCGGGCCTATGCCGCGACAGCGGCCGAACGACCGAGGAGGGTACGACTACTACCAGACGCAAGGTCAACCGCGCTCGGCTTCGACCGGAAACCAGGTCCCGTCGCCCCAATTtcttcagcaacagcaacaacggcGCCCCTTCCCCGGaagcccgccgccgcagcaggGGCAACAGGGCTACCCGCCTCAGCACTATAACCAGCAATATCAGCAGCAACCGCCGCCGCGCAGGCCACCTCAGGGGTCGCCGCCCCAGGACTATCACAGCCCTCAGCAAACCGCAACCCAACGGTTCTACCAAGGCGGCAGACCCGCTCCGGCGATGAATGCCGACCCCTATCGATCTCAGTCTCTGGCGAGCTATCCGAGAGGACCCCCGATgtatcaacctcctccgcaacaaTACCAGCAACAAGCCCCATCTGCCAACGCCCTTCGCAATGCTCAGTATAGTCACCAGCACTCGGCGCGGACCACCGCACAGGGCCGGGTTGTGCCCGAGAGACACTTTGAGGATCGTTCCAATACCATGACCGGTTATCCCTCCCACGATCGAGATTCTCACCAGACGATGAGTGGCCGCGTGATTCCGAATAGAAGGCCGGCGGGGCGCGACAGTAGCGGTGGTCATTCGGTGACGGCAGACTATCTGGCCAATAGCTCGCATAGCTCGCCAAATCCAGGGCATGCTATGGGGTACGGTCCCCCCGGATCTCAGACAAGGACGGTCAGTATGGCCTCCTCAGTTGGAAACGACAGTCAAAGGACAATGTCAATGGCCAGCACCATCACACCTTCGATAGCCCCAACAGACAGAAGCGACACTACGATTGTTCAGAGGTCATCTGTAGGCAGTGAGAGACCACCGACAGCCAGAATTCGGCCACCAATTGTGTACCCGGCTCTCCTATCTCGTGTTGCCGAGTGTTTCCGGCGAAAGATCGTGGTGGGAGACAGGACCAAGAACGAACTGACATACACCAACGCCTTCAGCGGTGCCGAGGCGGTTGATGTTTTGTCTTACATTATCAGAACCACAGATCGAAACCTGGCTTTGCTACTGGGGCGCGCACTCGACGCACAAAAGTTCTTTCACGACGTCCAGTACGAACATAGGTTGCGCGACTCGACCTACGAAATGTACCAGTTCCGCGAGACGATGTCGGACGAAGCGAACGAGGAACCGGGGGTGAACGGTGTCTTTGTACTGCTCTCCGAGTGTTACTCTCCAACTTGCACCAGAGATCAACTGTGCTATTCTATTGCATGCCCAAGACGACTGGAGCAGGTGTCTAGGCTCAAGCTGACTATGGGTCCTGGTCtcaaaagagaaggagaggccacggttggtgacgatgatgttGATCAAACAGACGAACAAAGACTCTGGATCAACACCGTTCCCAAGGAGATTGCTGACAGCATCGGAGATCGTGAAAAGAAGAGACAGGAGGTTATTGCGGAAGTCTGCTACACGGAAAGAGATTTCGTCAAGGACTTGGAGTATCTTCGTGACTTTTGGATCTTCCCACTGCGTGGAAAGATCAACGGCATGTCGCCACTTCCACCACAGAGACGAGAAAAGGTGGTCAAGACGATTTTCAGCAATATCATCGATCCGCCAAGTATCCACGCCGTCAGCTCCAAGTTTGCCAGGGCACTTACGGAGCGTCAGCAAAAGACGCCGGTTGTCAAAAACATTGGTGACGTGTTCCTGGAGTATGTGCCGCACTTCGAGCCGTTCATTCACTACGGTTCCAAGCAGCTGGAGGGCAAGCACGAGTTCGAAAATGAACGGGCCATAAACAAGGACTTTGCGCTTTTTGTGGATGAAATTGAACGGCGGAGAGAGTCGAGGAAACTGGAACTGAACGGTTACCTGACAAAACCGACGACGAGGCTGGCCAGGTATCCGTTGCTGTTGGAGAACGTCTTGAAATACACTGAAGACGGCAACCCTGATAAGGAGGATATTCCCAAGGTGCTGACCTTGATCCGTGATTTCCTCAGCAGGGTGAATGCCGAGTCTGGAAAGGCTGAGAATCGTTTCAACTTGCGCAGACTTCACGAGAACCTCAAGTTCCGTCCCAACGAAAGGGTCGACTTGAAGCTCACACATGAGGGCCGTGAGATGGTGTACAAGACTCAGTTCAAAAAGACGCCGACGGAAACGACAGCCGATATCACTGCTTACTTGTTTGACCATGCTATCCTTTTGGTTCGGATCAAACAGGTGGGCAAGACGGAGGACATTAAAGCCTATAGGAGG CCGATTCCGCTGGAGCTTCTTTCCATCAAGGAGATGGACGAGGTTATTCCGCAGTCTGGTTCCGTCAAGAGGACATCGTCTAGTTTACTGCCTCTTCGCGCGGCCAATGACACCAAAAAGGGCGAATGGCCCGTCACTTTCCGGCATCTAGGCAAGAACGGTTACGAGCTGACGCTGTATGCTTCGAGCCAGTCCGGACGACAGAAGTGGCTCGAGTTCATCGATGCTGCGCAGTCCAAGCTGAGAGCCCGTGCCGACTTCTTCAACACGACTGTCATCTCGTCTGGCTTCTTCTCGCCCCAGAACAAGATCAACTGCATCACGCCTTTCGATGGCGGTCGCAAGCTTATTTACGGTACCGACAGCGGCATCTACATGTCGGATCGTCGCGCCAGGGACGGAAACGCAGCACCGCGCCGTGTGATAGACGTGACGGGTGTGACGCAGGTTGATGTCCTGGAGGAATATCAGCTTCTGCTGGTTCTCTCCAACAAGTCGCTGTTGTCGTATCAGCTCGGTGCGCTGGATCCCAACGAGCCGCTCTCGTCCAAGAGGGCCAAGAAGATTCAGAACCACTGTAACTTCTTCAAGTCGGGTATCTGTCTGGGGAGACATCTTGTCTGCTGCGTCCGAAGCAGCGCGCTGTCTACCACGATCAAGGTCTACGAACCGAACGACGCCATGTCCCGcaccaagaagcaaaaagGTCTCTCCAAAATGTTCAACGCCGGCCAGGACGAACTCAAGCCGTTCAAGGAGTTTTACATCCCCACCGAATCGACGTCGGTCCACTTCCTTAAATCCAAACTGTGTGTCGCCTGCGCTAGAGGGTTTGAAGTTGTTTCTCTCGAAACGCTGGAAACGCAATCGCTGCTCGACCAAGCCGACACGTCACTGGATTTCGTGtcgaggaaggaaggggtcAAGCCTATTCACATTGAGCGCCTTAACGGGGAGTTTTTGCTGAATTACAGCGAGTTTTCGTTTTATGTGAACAGGAACGGGTGGAGGGCGAAGCCGGAGTGGAGGCTGGACTGGGAAGGGTCACCGCAGGCGTTTGCGTTGAGCTACCCGTGGATTCTGGCGTTTGAGCCGAACTTCATCGAGCTAAGGCATTTGGAGAATCTGTCGGTGCATATTGTGCCGCATAGGAACTTGAGGATGCTGCATTGCAGCACGCATGAG ATCTTGTTTGCGTACGAGGATGAGCAAGGACAGGATGTGGTTGGGGCGATTGACTTTTGGAAGAGCCAGAGGGGGAGTATGTACCCTGTTGATGGGGCGGCGCCGGCAGCGTTGCCGTCGACAGAGGGGGGTGGCCAAGGGGCGGCGTCGGGTACTtcggggcagcagcagcagcagccgcctaGGTTGACGGTGAATATCTAA
- a CDS encoding hypothetical protein (COG:S; EggNog:ENOG503NUPP) translates to MVLRKFELEAKLKDDNQLIQTGVLRNEHPFDTSPEFHDFLMACRRGDLKRCQELISEGVNINGKDAYDYTPLIIASLCGHYELVQLLLESGALADPDSFERERAVYNALNNKIRNLLLSYDYTKTADPLQYWSTHITSLLSREIPPTSDITLSAPNEDFHLHKFILSARSPYFKRKFAEAPDTTTWKLSHNIPVEAFRIVLRYLYLGDLPRDFVTPRSTVTEEEVFKGIDKLCKQLEIDKLWEAVLSNDRRLARQRQQDEVARAQAQISAFFRDTVLKHKIEVDTRKAGQVKWPQHNAIFANVFLQADEELPEDDTPEEEEEDDDDEPHPPTPNGGGIPIGPAGSSKPPTKTPKKPRRSTLYPVHKPFLIRSPYFATMFASPFLESQPSSHLHIIHIDCTPPVLEVILSYLYTEVSTCPLEHALELLYASDMLLLDALKSKAAVTISTLGSGNTNALVDRTHHHDDGSTTKEKVEQEPINVYDVIHAAWDLSVQRLEEFCARYLASRLEDYIDEKEFHDLIAESASRLKARQETDTIELLDDIRYYLGERFRLRFEGEGLEEMLDDEQFAEEEYQGLDLEGPDVGLEELAMTMGGGEDAGYVGNGDEAVVEGVDRGDEGERGGVVTLGGEVVEDEFASDAVNYHILVEKIDRMLESLKLDA, encoded by the exons ATGGTGCTCCGAAAGTTCGAGCTTGAGGCTAAGCTCAAAGACGACAACCAGCTTATTCAGACTGGAGTCTTGCGAAATGAGCACCCCTTCGACACATCGCCAGAATTCCACGATTTTTTGATGGCATGTCGCCGCGGTGATTTGAAGCGGTGTCAGGAACTGATCTCTGAGGGCGTTAACATCAACGGCAAAGACGCTTACGATTATACTCCGCTCATCATT GCCAGTCTCTGTGGTCATTATGAACTGGTTcagctgttgttggaaaGCG GAGCCCTGGCCGACCCAGACTCGtttgagagagaaagagcTGTATACAACGCCTTGAACAACAAGATTCGGAATTTGCTGCTTTCATATGATTACACCAAGACAGCGGATCCGTTGCAGTACTGGTCGACCCATATCACATCTCTGCTGTCTCGCGAGATTCCACCAACATCAGACATTACTCTGTCAGCACCAAACGAGGACTTTCACCTGCACAAGTTCATCCTGTCAGCGAGGTCACCATATTTCAAGAGAAAGTTTGCGGAAGCGCCCGACACTACCACCTGGAAACTGTCTCACAACATTCCTGTCGAGGCCTTCCGGATAGTCCTTCGCTATCTTTACTTGGGTGACCTCCCCCGAGATTTCGTCACCCCACGAAGCACCGTCACCGAGGAAGAGGTCTTCAAAGGCATCGACAAGCTCTGCAAGCAACTGGAAATCGACAAGCTCTGGGAAGCCGTCCTCTCCAATGACCGCCGACTAGCCCGCCAACGCCAGCAAGACGAAGTCGCCCGCGCACAAGCTCAgatctcggccttcttccGGGACACAGTTCTAAAACACAAAATCGAAGTAGACACTCGCAAAGCCGGCCAGGTAAAATGGCCCCAGCACAACGCCATCTTTGCCAACGTATTCCTTCAAGCCGATGAGGAGCTCCCAGAGGATGACaccccagaagaagaagaagaagatgatgatgatgaacctcaccccccaactccaaacgGAGGCGGCATCCCCATCGGCCCAGCCGGCTCTTCCAAACCAcccaccaaaaccccaaaGAAACCCCGGCGCTCAACCCTCTACCCAGTCCACAAACCCTTCCTGATCCGCTCCCCCTACTTCGCAACAATGTTCGCCTCCCCCTTTCTGGAGtctcaaccctcctcccacctccacatCATCCACATCGACTGCACCCCCCCGGTCCTAGAAGTAATCCTCTCCTACCTCTACACCGAAGTCTCCACCTGCCCCCTCGAGCACGCCCTCGAGCTCCTTTACGCCTCCGACATGCTTCTGCTCGACGCACTCAAGTCAAAGGCCGCGGTCACGATTTCAACCCTCGGATCAGGCAACACCAACGCTTTGGTCGACCGCACGCACCACCACGATGATGGATCGACAACAAAGGAAAAGGTAGAGCAGGAACCGATCAACGTCTATGATGTCATCCACGCGGCGTGGGACTTGTCAGTTCAGCGGCTGGAGGAGTTTTGCGCGAGGTATCTGGCGAGCAGGCTTGAGGATTACATTGACGAGAAGGAGTTTCACGACTTGATCGCGGAGAGTGCGAGTAGGCTGAAGGCGAGGCAGGAGACGGACACGATCGAGTTGTTGGATGATATCAGGTATTatttgggggagaggttcaggttgaggtttgagggggaggggttagaggagatgttggatgatgagcagtttgcggaggaggagtatcAGGGGTTGGACCTGGAGGGACCGgatgttgggttggaggagttggcgatgacgatggggggaggggaggatgcgGGTTATGTGGGGAATGGGGATGAGGccgttgttgagggggttgataggggggatgaaggggaaagggggggagtggttaccttggggggggaggtggtggaggatgagtttgCGAGTGATGCGGTGAATTATCATATTTTGGTGGAGAAGATTGATCGGATGTTGGAGAGTCTGAAGTTGGATGCCTGA
- a CDS encoding hypothetical protein (EggNog:ENOG503PZNE) gives MNACPCANYYNRPNPNRCTNYVSKFGERCKLCVTVKDGQSMTRGLLPEDELWMTATPGYNDQAYGSGGQGSKSGNKKSGSSSGGYISSWLRK, from the exons ATGAACGCCTGCCCATGTGCAAACTATTACAAT AGACCCAACCCGAACCGTTGCACAAATTACGTATCCAAGTTCGGCGAGCGGTGTAAGCTCTGCGTC ACAGTCAAGGACGGCCAGTCAATGACGCGAGGCTTGCTGCCCGAGGATGAGCTGTGGATGACTGCCACACCGGGGTACAATGACCAAGCTTATGGCAGCGGCGGTCAGGGATCCAAGAGTGGCAACAAGAAATCTGGGAGCAGCAGTGGCGGGTACATATCCTCGTGGTTGAGGAAGTGA
- the VMA11 gene encoding v-type proton ATPase 16 kDa proteolipid subunit 2 (COG:C; EggNog:ENOG503P3B0), whose amino-acid sequence MADSELSPKFAPFFGMAGIAAAMIFGSMGAAYGTAKAGIGIAGVGTFRPDLIMKCLIPVVMSGIIAVYALVISVLIAQDLAPPDAGGANYSLFNGFMHLACGLSVGLTGLAAGYCIGVVGDKGVRSYMQQSRVFVGMVLILIFGEVLGLYGLIVGLILNTKSKG is encoded by the exons ATGGCTGACTCGGAGCTCTCCCCCAAGTTCGCGCCCTTCTTCGGAATG GCCGGCATCGCTGCAGCCATGATCTTTGGCA GCATGGGTGCAGCATATGGTACCGCAAAGGCCGGCATTGGTATCGCGGGTGTGGGCACCTTCAGGCCAGACCTGATCATGAAGTGTCTGATCCCCGTCGTCATGTCGGGTATCATCGCCGTCTATGCCCTCGTCATCTCAGTCCTGATCGCCCAGGACCTTGCGCCACCTGATGCTGGGGGTGCCAACTACAGCCTGTTCAACGGCTTCATGCATCTTGCCTGTGGGCTGTCAGTCGGACTCACAGGTCTCGCCGCCGGTTACTGCATTGGCGTTGTTGGCGACAAGGGTGTCAGATCGTACATGCAACAGTCGAGAGTGTTTGTCGGCATGGTGCTTATTCTCATTTTCGGAGAAGTTCTTGGTCTTTATGG CCTCATCGTCGGTCTCATTCTCAACACCAAGAGCAAGGGCTAA